The Plectropomus leopardus isolate mb chromosome 15, YSFRI_Pleo_2.0, whole genome shotgun sequence genome has a segment encoding these proteins:
- the LOC121954803 gene encoding early growth response protein 2b-like, which translates to MITSDLHPKDRMTAKIADEVSASLGSIVDVPKDVYTAEGSIVFKEEAVGEEEHEGKPDESGCGDNLFEDKSAPELSLHGDLAQCVATLRTHPVAFTGKFSVDSRGAGGPWTPGDVINVISADIGTPGTATVSGSCSPDIYAGGGDSADAGDGTMAHGQPDISHMYAPTHPHPHPHPAPSYSCSGDMYQDQSAGGYLATSTCAVSYHAPPSYNPMPKPTVEGAALLSIMPEYGGFYQQSCQREIQTAFPERKSLSYPLDSLRVPPPLTPLNTIRNFTLGAPSPAAEGPMAAAFPNHQSLPLRPILRPRKYPNRPSKTPVHQRPYPCPAESCDRRFSRSDELSRHLRIHTGHKPFQCRICMRNFSRSDHLTTHIRTHTGEKPFSCEQCGRKFARSDERRRHMKIHLRQKEKKSSAS; encoded by the exons atgattacaTCTGATCTCCATCCCAAAGACAGAATGACTGCGAAAATAGCGGATGAGGTTTCTGCTTCTCTCGGCAGCATTGTAGATGTTCCTAAGGATGTGTACACAGCGGAGGGGTcgattgtttttaaagaagagGCTGTAGGGGAGGAAGAGCATGAAGGGAAACCTGATGAGAGTGGATGCG gTGATAATCTGTTTGAGGACAAGAGCGCACCTGAGTTGTCTCTCCACGGCGACTTGGCGCAGTGTGTGGCAACTTTACGCACGCACCCCGTGGCGTTTACCGGCAAGTTCTCGGTGGACTCCAGAGGCGCGGGAGGACCGTGGACACCTGGGGACGTCATCAACGTGATCAGCGCTGACATCGGGACCCCGGGGACGGCCACGGTGTCCGGATCGTGTTCACCCGATATTTacgcaggaggaggagactcagCGGACGCAGGGGACGGCACTATGGCGCACGGTCAGCCGGACATCAGCCACATGTACGCGCCCACTCACCCTCATCCTCACCCTCACCCGGCTCCGTCCTACTCCTGCAGCGGGGACATGTACCAGGATCAGTCGGCAGGGGGGTACCTGGCGACATCCACCTGCGCCGTGTCCTACCACGCGCCCCCGTCCTACAACCCCATGCCCAAACCAACCGTAGAAGGCGCCGCCCTGCTGTCCATCATGCCTGAATATGGTGGTTTCTACCAGCAGAGCTGCCAGAGAGAAATCCAGACGGCTTTCCCAGAGAGGAAATCCCTCTCGTACCCGCTAGACTCCCTCAGGGTGCCCCCGCCTCTCACTCCTCTCAACACCATCAGGAACTTTACGCTCGGTGCGCCCTCGCCGGCCGCCGAGGGTCCGATGGCCGCAGCTTTCCCCAACCACCAGAGCCTCCCCCTCAGACCCATCTTGAGACCCAGGAAGTACCCAAACCGACCGAGCAAGACGCCAGTCCACCAGAGGCCGTATCCGTGCCCGGCCGAGAGCTGCGACCGCCGGTTCTCCCGGTCGGACGAGCTGAGCCGGCACCTGCGCATCCACACTGGCCACAAACCTTTCCAGTGCCGCATCTGCATGAGGAACTTCAGCCGCAGCGACCACCTCACCACCCACATCCGCACGCACACCGGGGAGAAACCCTTCTCGTGCGAGCAATGCGGAAGAAAGTTCGCCCGGAGTGACGAGAGGAGGAGGCACATGAAGATCCATCTCCGGCAGAAGGAGAAAAAGTCCTCTGCGTCCTAA
- the adob gene encoding 2-aminoethanethiol (cysteamine) dioxygenase b has protein sequence MMPGDSSMTSIVQRIARQALVTFRSPPRVGEEAGKSFLENQSKLRSLMTEVRAADLKLVPRRADGSSPGGVSHPYHHGGPPVTYMHICETDHFSMGVFLLKSGASIPLHDHPGMHGVLKVMYGKVRISCFDRLERPTGGTQAAPPLPPAQLSALRRSLHRSTDEYTEESGPCVLSPDRDNLHQIDAVDGPTAFMDILAPPYDPEDGRDCHYYKVLPEAEVTNTEQKEVWLMEISQPPDFWCGGEPYPGPEVCL, from the coding sequence ATGATGCCAGGTGACAGCAGCATGACCTCCATCGTACAGAGAATAGCTCGGCAGGCTCTCGTCACCTTCCGGAGCCCGCCTCGGGTCGGCGAGGAGGCCGGGAAATCTTTCCTGGAGAACCAGAGCAAACTGAGGAGCCTGATGACGGAAGTGCGCGCGGCGGACCTGAAGCTCGTCCCGCGGAGAGCCGACGGCAGCTCACCCGGCGGCGTGTCGCACCCGTACCACCACGGCGGGCCCCCGGTCACCTACATGCACATCTGCGAGACGGACCACTTCAGCATGGGGGTGTTTCTGCTGAAAAGCGGCGCCTCCATCCCGCTGCACGACCACCCGGGGATGCACGGCGTGCTCAAAGTCATGTACGGCAAGGTCAGGATCAGCTGCTTCGACCGGCTGGAGCGGCCGACCGGCGGCACGCAGGCGGCGCCCCCGCTGCCCCCGGCCCAGCTGTCGGCTCTGCGGCGCTCCCTGCACCGCTCCACCGACGAGTACACGGAGGAGAGCGGCCCCTGCGTCCTCTCCCCCGACCGGGACAACCTGCACCAGATCGATGCCGTAGACGGCCCGACGGCGTTCATGGACATCCTGGCCCCGCCGTACGACCCGGAGGACGGCAGAGACTGTCACTATTACAAGGTCCTGCCAGAGGCGGAGGTtacaaacacagagcagaagGAGGTCTGGCTCATGGAGATCTCACAGCCGCCGGATTTCTGGTGCGGAGGAGAGCCGTACCCGGGCCCGGAGGTCTGCCTCTGA